The genomic DNA tccttcatggtgtcctgccatggacaccatgcctgtttgaTGTTTTCCAGAtagcagactcatgaacagagatgttaaccagttccaatgattccttcaagtctttagctgtcactctagggttctttttttacctcattgagcattctgcagtgtgccctttgaatcATCTTGGCTgtacggccacttctagggagagtagccacagtactaaatcgtctccatttatagacagtttgtctaactgtggacagatgaatatctaagctcttcgaaatAACATTGTaaacctttccagctttatgcaaaagcaacaattcttgatcgtaggtcttctgagatgcTTCTtctgaatagcaaactcaaaatgtttgagtgctttttattagtcaaagtagctctaaccaacacctccaatctcgtttcattaattggatgccaggtttgccaactactGACTCTAAtcagcttttgttgacatcattagcttaGGGGTTCACATCCTTTTTTACAACCTACACTGTGATTGTTTGAATGATCTATTCAGtatatacaagaacaatacaataatttgtgttttattagttAAAACCGATTGtgtttcattattgtaacttagatgaagatcaaaccaaattttaagacaaatttatacataaatgcagataattccaaaggattcacatattttttcttgcaACAGTACCTCTATACATTGGCTGCGAAGTTTAgactgctatagtttacttccactttTCAAAACTGGAAATGTAGCAAGCGTCTATTAAGTTGAACTGCAAAACACACCTTTGCATTACAAAAATACATTACCTATTTCTGCTAGTTTAGAAGGGTCTTCAGAAATGGTCTCCAGTTTACTGAGGAAACTTTTTATGGCTTTGAATGCCTACAAGAACAGAAAACTTTAGACATTGGATATTCTAATAGTGATGAATGACACACCTAAACtgaaaaacatacaaatacatacTGTGACATTTTGTGTCTCTGCTGTGTATTTACTTTACCTGATCTCTGACATTCTTGTCCGGGTCCACAGTCAGTGTGCAGAGTGTGGGCAAAATACGACTGGCGCTCTCAGTCACACTGTAAAATTGATGAGTGGCAGCGAATCCCAGCACACCAGCTGCACGCGAGGCAGGAAATGGGTCTTTAGTTGCCCGTGAGAATGCAGAGATTAATACACGCTGGCGCATCTAAGAAAAACATGTTAACGAGACACAATATGGTAATTAATAGAGGTAAAATGTCACGTCTGTAAAGGATTTAGGGTTCTTGTTTGTATTTACCCCAGCATTGAGGTAGGAGGCGATCTTGCCCAGGCATACGGTGGTGTTGCAGCGGATGGGGCCCTGATCGTCCCGGGCCTGCAGTCGTGCAAAGTGACGCATTAACTCCTGATTTAAATTGGTCTCATTCAGTTTAGGGGCCAACAGGAGCATGGACTAAAGGGATAAAAAGAAAAAGCATAACATCCAAATAAACATATCTCTATGAAAAGCTAGATTTGGGTATTTGACATAAAAAACTTTTAGGAAGTCGATACTTCCTGcgcattttaaacataattttgatCATTctaatgcatgcagcttttaagaGTTTATATTAAGAGAAATCTTGGAATATGTGgacaaaaaattaatttgtcacaccacaaATATTTCCGtattcattaattttaataaGATTTTTTACCTAAAATCTCGATTTTGATAAAGAACAAGTCCATGGACTTTTCATGGTTATGCATCAACCACCCATTTATTTCCTGCTTAAATTAGTTTTCATATAGTAATAGTATTATAATGACCCAAAGAAGCAGCAAAggtaatttaaagaaatattaaagaCAAATTCCTGCAATATGCCACTTATGGGTTAAACTGAGTATCAGAACACCAGAGAGGAGAAAATATAGAGCATCCATGTACCTTTACTGTCTGCTCTCGGATCGCAGGGTTCGTGTCTGTGAAACCATGAACCACGTGTGGAAAAATCTGGGAATTAACTGCTGCTTCATTCAAATACTGAATAAACTGCTCCATCTGACATTTATAAAGAGAAAGGGTGATAAAGGaggagagacagagtgagaaaaataataatttacatatACACCATAAAACAGTGGACTCATCTATACCTGTTGTAGTAATCGTATCCTCATTGCCCGGTCAGTAGAGGAGAACATCTTCACTATAACTGGAATGATTTTCTGCTGGTACTCTTCAGCTGACAAATACTTCCCTACctaacagaagaaaaaaacaacattgaaTCTGTATTGAATGCCCTTGACATGTACTACTTAAGATGCTCACATTTCTAAGGTTTCGTTCTGCTCTGAAAGTAATGTGTAAATAGAAAATGGAGAAATTGTCTGGTACCTTGAATAGTGGTGTGAGGACGACAGCGCCAGCATTGCCAAACTCAAAGGCTGTAAGGAGCTGAGGCAGCACTTTGTGTTTGCAGAAATCTTCAGGAAAAGAGTCCAGATTCTCACTCAGGTCCTGGAAGAACTGCTGCTTCTCTGCTGTTTCCTtaatctacacacacacaaacaaacctgCATATCAGTGACTTGTATGATTCAGTACAATCATTTCTAAAATCCTAATAATATTGTTAGTGCATTAacggagttaaagggatagttcacccaataaagaTAAGATGTCTGTTTgctcatccaatgcaagtgatcCACaggttaatcaatgtcttctaaaattggttttgggtgagaacagaccaaaatcgaactcttttttcactttacattttgccattgcagtctctacgCACGGTCATGATTCAAGCTCGATTACGTAGAacgcttttatgctgcctttatgtgctttttggagcttgaaaatttggtcaccattcacttgcattgtatggacaaacagacatcatatcagcattaaaatatctttgtttgtgttccacagaggaaagaaagtcataccagttCAAGATGACATtacagtgagtaaataatgagagaattataatttttcagtgaactattcctttaaaccaaaaatgaaaacttactTTAAGCGTGCATGGCTTTCTTTCACCAATGTAACACAGGAGTtgtgaggcagaatgttagggactgacagactcagtcaccatttaaaAATTCTCCTCTTGTGTCCCACTGATGAAAGCAAGTCATacggtttgcaacaacatgaacatgagtaaatgatgacagagttgtcatttttgggtgaactaaccctttaaatctaTGACTTAAAACTGGGCCAAAAGATTGATTACTGAACACATCAAATATGCAGGAaaatatttagccatttattcAGTGAATGTAtgaattatttcttatttttaaggaGAGTCTCCTTACAAATACAATACAGAAAAGAGTCTGTCTGACACAAAAGAGACACAAAAGAGTCTTTAAATACCTGTATCTCTTCCAAAAATAAATTGCTCTCCACAAAGCTGTTGTTCATAAAGCCTCCTGGAGATCTGCAGTTCAGGAGGAACCGGGCAGGGTTGGGACGAACCTTCGGGTTTGCCCCCACCAACTCACAGTAATGCTGCACTAACTGCTTTGGAATCTGTGTGACGTACACAGGGTGGTTTTAGAACCTCTGAATATAAACCTATGATACTGTATGTCTCAGCTTAATGAAACTGGAAATGCTTATGCACAACTACTTTACATTACAAAGGATAAACAATGATCTAGTACCTTGCCGATAGATCGTAATGAGGCGGCGCGTGGTAAAGGTCCATTAAATACTTCCCAAATGAGACAACCAAGGCGCCACACATCCCCTGTCCTGTGTGGAGGTAAAAAGCCAGCACATTCAGTCCATTAGAAGTGCATTCCAATAATTTACAttccagccaaaaaaaaaaaaaaaaaaaagaccaatacTGAGGACACTAATTCAACAAGGTGTTTTCTGCTTGTAAATGTTACCATTTCTCTCCACCACTGCTGGGGCTCTCTGGAGGGTCATATTTCTCCAGGTCAGTGTTGATCACTTTTGGTGGCGGTAAAGAGGATGAGTCTTCCTGGTCTGAGGTCACATGATCCAACCCTCCAAGTTTCCATTCACCGGCACGGTCCACAAAGATGGCCCACATGCCCAAGTTATTATGGAGGAGGTGGCAGTCATTCACCAAAAAGCTCAGTGCTTTCTGACGGAGGACGGGTGACAGCAAACTGTTTCATTTAgaagttcatttaaaataaaataataataagaagaggAAATTGTCTTTTCTTCGGAACTTACCACAATCTGATGAAGGCCCCATGACACCTCTAAATCACTAGCTCCACCCTTCTCTGCCTGAACTTTCAGGTGGGCAGCCAGAGGGGTCACTGGTTCTGTAACGATGTATAAGCTTTTCTCTGTCTGATATCAAACGAACAGGAAAAGACAGAAGGCTTTGTgaaattgttttttctttataattaagATTAGGATAAATCTAGGATGCATTAACTCGTAAAGTATTCCGCTAACAAAATTATCCAGAATACTTCTTGGGAAGGAGTCTATTATTGACAAGGGGGTACATTCACTATAATGAGCTCACCTCAACCTTAATGATCAAGAGCAAAGGAGAGCAAAAGAAAAGAGGAGCCATTGTTTCAAGAGAACCATATCTTAAAAATTCACCATCACACTGATAAAACAACTTTTCATCGGTCAAAGGTCTTTACCTCCAACCCATCTACGTAGGACAAGATATTGGGATGTCTGAGAGTTTTTGTGCGTTTGAAAGCTGCTTTAGCCAGCTGTGTCTGCTCCTCTGTTCCCTGGGACACCTCGTACACAAAGACTGACACTGGCTCACACGTTGTCTGGAATAAATGTGGATAAAAGTTAGGGCTGTgtcaatacaatcaaatatcgatatatcacgATACTTTTACTCATGATTTTATATTGATACTTAAGATCCATATATTTAGATTCAActatttatttaactatttaagcATTCACTTCATATCCAGCAGTTCAATAAATAAGAAGCTGGTTGTCTAAATAAAAGCAAACTCTGTGCattccatttgtcactgaatattgtctattttaatatcctttctgttctttacagtcatttgttgaaaaaaaaaaaaaaaaaaacaacaaaacaaacatttaattataatcacACATCAGCACCATTCGACCAAAACACTGTCAAAGTCCCTGCCGCTGGTCATAAAGAgaccgttttagcacttgttctacataacaatgtaaatacttgtaaacaagacaaattaggaatgtaaacaacaaacatgttactgtgtgtgtgtgtgcacacgtgcaatataatattatatctgcaatttcaagacatcatattttgtTCATGGAATGCATGTACtttgaatatttttaaaaacttcaaaatgtgactaaaatgataaagaaatgaaataaaataaaatatttttgtaatttatcaaGTTAGATGGTCCCCTGTATAAATAATAACAGCATCAGCTGAAAGACAAATTCTTTCATACTGTAAGCAAAacagacattataactgaaatataccaaaaTGATTTGGAATTGAAAGCTTGTAAATCGGAATCATGATATCGTATCGTGACGTGTTTCgctatacatttgaagtcagaagtttacattcacttaggttgaagtcattaaaactcattttttaaccactccacaggtttcatattagcaaactatagttttggcaaatcatttaggacatctactttgtgcatgacacaagtaatttttcccacaattgtttacagacaaattgtttcatttttaattgactatattacaattccagtgggtcagaaatttacatacactaagttaattgtgcctttaagcagcttggaaaattccagaaaatgatgtcaagcctttagacaattagccaattagattctgataggctaattaataaggagaaaattatataagaggaagtggttttcattaaaaaagtatttatatcAATGACTCCATTTTGCAAAAATAggctttacaatatggttatttattatgttaactgATTGTTATTggttttccagaagaaaaaaaatacaatactgcgatatatatatatatatatatatatatatatatatatatatatatatatatatatatatcattatcatgatataaaaaaaCTCCTATTGTGATATAAGactttggtcatatcacccacccctaacctagagatgaacgtagtttggtgtgaaaagtgcaaatcaatcccagaataacagcaaaggaccttgtgaagatgctggaggaaacatgtagacatgtatctatatccacagtaaaacgagtcctatatcgacttaacatgaaaggctgctcagcaaggaagaagccactgctccaaaaccgcctacagactacagtttgcaagtgtgcatgggaacaaagatctgactttttggagaaatgtcctctggtctaatgaaacaaaaatcgaactgtttggccataatgaccatcgttatgtttggaggaaaaagggtgaggctttcaatggaccaaaattccagtaacttatagtgagaagcttgtagaaggctacccaaaatgtttgacccaagttaaacaatttaaaggcaatgctaccaaataataacaaagtgtatgtaaacttctgacccactgggaatgtgatgaaagaaataaaagttgaaataaatcattctctctactattattctgacatttcacattcttaaaataaagtagtgatcctaactgacctaagacagggaatgatttctacgattaaatgtcaggaattgtggaaaaactgagtttaaatgtatttggctaaggtgtatgtaaacttctgacttcaactgtatgtatcaTATAGTGAGGCTGCTGGCGATATATAGCAAATAGTAAAAATCAGCAGTGTAATTCAGGTAGATTATGAAAATCAGCATTTCTTGTTTGTATTATCTAACTGTCAAATAAACCAAGCCACTGATACAGcctgtaaaataaattaatttgatggTAACATCATGCTTGTCATTCTGCATGTCattctaaaatcaatagtttcttCAGATCTACTCAGTAATTCTAACAAATGATCAGATCCAGTTATATGGCCTGTCAGGACACGTACTGTAAACACTAGCACAGCAGCCTTTCCCAACTATTAAACTTATCACACATAAATCCATAAATTATGACAGTTTGACAACctttacaaagaaaaataaataaatggatgctaACAATTGTGCTTTGTCATATAATAATCACTGAGCTGTCTAATGTGACAGCAGTTTTCTGTTGACGTGGCCACAGCAACGTAACGTGGCTGCTCTTGTGATAAAATGACCAAAGAAACCTagttttcttcaataaatgagcTTATAATCTAACCAATACATCCCCCAATAAAACTAACCCTTGACTATTAAAACGTATAGCTTGCCGAAAAACCACGTGGTGTTTTTGAGCCCTCTGTATCTGTACTACAGTCTGATGAGCAATGCAAAGCGAGCCACAGTTAAAACTCTAGTCCGAGGCCTCAGCGGCCTGCTTCGACATTATATGTGTGTTTTATATTCATGTCAACTTATTTTACCTTGCGCTTGCCCCGACTAAGGGTCCATATGCCGGATCTTTCTTGGTTCTCGGGTATAATTTCATAGTTAAAGTCTCTGATAGGATCCCGTGCGAAAAAGGACCACATCCTTCAATAGTATCCAACTGCAGTCCCGCAGTCCAGCCCACTGTGTTGCTGTAGGACGGATAGTGGACCGATAGAGGGAGCGACTGCTTTGCGATGGACCAGCCACCTGCCCGTCACATGACCAGCCCGAGATAATATCGGATCTTTCCGGAGCTGAAACGCTTGTGTTGCATGTTTTTCTTCATTGAATATGGCGTTATTGGCAACAGCTGTGTTTTTCTTACGCTTCTAAGCAGATAAAAGCTGCAGATGATCACACACAAATTAAaactctttcattatttactcaccctcatgtgttccaaacccttatgactttctttcttgaaaatatcaggcagaatgttaccttcagtcaccgttcactttcactaAATGGAAATagattgcaatgaaagtgaatggtgaaagtGAGTGGTCATTCTGTGTAACATCtcattcccttacgactcagtgcACTTGACATTacgtgctaatgcatatggggagttgtccttccacacgacctagttgaaacctctctacaataatgccaatattctaatattggctatggtgtttgagccccgcccattTTAGGAgcaaagctgtctgctataaaagcaggtacacaaacaccattcctcagaattttcttccttcaagacagtgattcatctctcgtctagaagccctctactgcttcgccaGCAACTACACAAGTCAGCGGGCGAaatcttcatggcaacgagaagactctctgctcccctgcaATGCTCTGGCGAACATCACTCTGCCTCACAAAttgatgcttcgctggtgaaccGGCTCCTttagcatcctgattccccgcagcgcttcggcaggtgttgtgtatccttacaaagcaattgcatattggatattgtgtgaaatatatatatatatatataaaagagtcgcttatgtgttcgcgtcttttccttgtgcgagaggcacatcccgccgtcagatcagcatgagagctgcattcatggagacagactaccctcactgtgagggcatgagtctcaagaagCTGTGCTCtcgaatcgccctcgttctgagggatgattcagcctcacgCACCCTCCTACCTGCCTCTTCTGTAATACCCGAGGGGTCACACGAGGAGGTACGGCGGGGCCACGAggttgagcaggatgaatttgaggtggacc from Myxocyprinus asiaticus isolate MX2 ecotype Aquarium Trade chromosome 22, UBuf_Myxa_2, whole genome shotgun sequence includes the following:
- the scyl1 gene encoding N-terminal kinase-like protein isoform X1 — its product is MWSFFARDPIRDFNYEIIPENQERSGIWTLSRGKRKTTCEPVSVFVYEVSQGTEEQTQLAKAAFKRTKTLRHPNILSYVDGLETEKSLYIVTEPVTPLAAHLKVQAEKGGASDLEVSWGLHQIVKALSFLVNDCHLLHNNLGMWAIFVDRAGEWKLGGLDHVTSDQEDSSSLPPPKVINTDLEKYDPPESPSSGGEKWTGDVWRLGCLIWEVFNGPLPRAASLRSIGKIPKQLVQHYCELVGANPKVRPNPARFLLNCRSPGGFMNNSFVESNLFLEEIQIKETAEKQQFFQDLSENLDSFPEDFCKHKVLPQLLTAFEFGNAGAVVLTPLFKVGKYLSAEEYQQKIIPVIVKMFSSTDRAMRIRLLQQMEQFIQYLNEAAVNSQIFPHVVHGFTDTNPAIREQTVKSMLLLAPKLNETNLNQELMRHFARLQARDDQGPIRCNTTVCLGKIASYLNAGMRQRVLISAFSRATKDPFPASRAAGVLGFAATHQFYSVTESASRILPTLCTLTVDPDKNVRDQAFKAIKSFLSKLETISEDPSKLAEIEKDVTMSAQTGGSAATWAGWAVTGVSSLTSKLIRNAPAGSEPQPAENSPTPQPTAGSVTTNTAGKDPETRTQTSSARGIQSEMSNEETAEPDGDRWEDEDWGSLEDPEKVQTDPDDWHSDWSAVSSTHKKSNVGRKSSEAVKKQSSDWSSGWDADDSWSNEKDADGQGQSSPADEGWGNDWDDDGSLAESFAQTPRIKANPSAIDPKSASLSSGQEGVRLASDYHWDGAGGKSATSDLFSNLSQRTNTIAATPKSDGWDVDTAGDWGTEENWESLDGDQGQSKAELAKKKREERRKELEAKRAERKAAKVPHKLGARKLD
- the scyl1 gene encoding N-terminal kinase-like protein isoform X2; this translates as MWSFFARDPIRDFNYEIIPENQERSGIWTLSRGKRKTTCEPVSVFVYEVSQGTEEQTQLAKAAFKRTKTLRHPNILSYVDGLETEKSLYIVTEPVTPLAAHLKVQAEKGGASDLEVSWGLHQIVKALSFLVNDCHLLHNNLGMWAIFVDRAGEWKLGGLDHVTSDQEDSSSLPPPKVINTDLEKYDPPESPSSGGEKWTGDVWRLGCLIWEVFNGPLPRAASLRSIGKIPKQLVQHYCELVGANPKVRPNPARFLLNCRSPGGFMNNSFVESNLFLEEIQIKETAEKQQFFQDLSENLDSFPEDFCKHKVLPQLLTAFEFGNAGAVVLTPLFKVGKYLSAEEYQQKIIPVIVKMFSSTDRAMRIRLLQQMEQFIQYLNEAAVNSQIFPHVVHGFTDTNPAIREQTVKSMLLLAPKLNETNLNQELMRHFARLQARDDQGPIRCNTTVCLGKIASYLNAGMRQRVLISAFSRATKDPFPASRAAGVLGFAATHQFYSVTESASRILPTLCTLTVDPDKNVRDQAFKAIKSFLSKLETISEDPSKLAEIEKDVTMSAQTGGSAATWAGWAVTGVSSLTSKLIRNAPAGSEPQPAENSPTPQPTAGSVTTNTAGKDPETRTQTSSARGIQSEMSNEETAEPDGDRWEDEDWGSLEDPEKVQTDPDDWHSDWSAVSSTHKKSNVGDIWTLRDHHYPPDLFI